One Streptomonospora salina genomic window, CCCCCAAGTCGACTGGCGGGCCCGAAGGGGGATTGTGAAGGTGGAAAGAGGAAGCGAACGCTTGCTGACCCCGGGAGAGGTTGCCTCCCTCTTCCGAGTCGACCCCAAGACGGTGACTCGGTGGGCCGCGTCCGGGCGGATCAGCAGCATCCGCACCCCCGGCGGCCACCGGCGCTTCCGGGAGTCCGAAGTCCGCGCCCTGCTGCACGGAGAGCCGACCGAGTCCACGCCCTAAAAACCCGCCACGAACGCCCGAAACCCGCAGCGTCGCCTCGGAGCCCTCTGGCGGTCCCGCTCCCGCCGGGGACCGGCTCCCCCGACAGACGGCGCGCATATAGGCCATCCCGGATAGGCTGAAACCATGGTGTGGCTCGCTGGCCTAATCTCGCTGCTTACGATCGCGGTCTGGGTGTACGCGTTCTTCGACGCACTCACCACTCCCGCTAGCGAAGTACGCAATCTGCCCAAGATCCTCTGGCTGATCGTCATCGCGCTCTTCACGCCGGTCGGCCCTCTGCTCTGGCTGTTCCTGGGCCGCCCCCGGGAAGCGGACGCTCCCGAGCCTGCGGCGCAATCCGCCGACAGCACATCGCTGGACCACCTCGATCCCGCGGACTTCAACCAGGCCTCCGACAGCGATCGTCCGCTCGGCCCCGACGACGACCCGGAGTTCCTGCGGAAACTGAACCGGCGCATCAACCCCGAGGACTGATCAGCCGGTCGGCACGGAGCGAGTGTGCGGCTGCGCCGGTCGGGGCGGTCCCGCACTCGCTCCGCCGGGGCCCGGAGCGGGCACCCCGACGTCCTGCCTCGCGGGCCGTCGGAGCCGGTCCGCGCCCGCAGGGGGCGCGGCCGGGACCGGTTCAGGCGTAGCTGTGCAGCCCGCTGAAGATGAAGTTCACGGCGAAGAAGTTGAACATCAGGCAGGTGAATCCGAGCAGCCCGATCCAGGTGGCCTTGGTGCCCCGCCAGCCCGCCGTAGCGCGCGCGTGCAGGTAGGCCGCGTAGACCACCCAGGTGATGAAGGACCACACCTCCTTGGGGTCCCACCCCCAGAACCGGCCCCACGCCTCGTCGGCCCATACGGCGCCAGCGATGATCGCGAACGTCCACAGCGGGAACGCCAGCACGATGAAGCGGTGCGAGACCCGGTCGAGCAGCTCGGAGTCGGGCAGTTTGGCGGCGACGCCCGCGACCTGCCGCCCCGCCGCGCGCTGGATCTCGGCGCGGCGCGCCATCAGATGGGCCGCTGCGGCCGCGCCCGCCACCATGAACCCGCCGGTGGCGATGATGGCCGCCGACACGTGGATCGCGATCCAGTAGGAGTGCAGCGCCGGGATCACCGGGCCCGCTTCGCTGTAGAGCCACCGCGCCGCGATCCCCAGTAGCAGCACGACCGGCACCAGGACGAACGTGCCCAGGAAACGGGCCTGGTAGCGCAGGGCGGCGAAGAGGAACGCGGCGACGCTGCACAAGCAGATCGCCACCACGAACTCGAACATGTTGCCCCAGGGCCAGCGGTCGGCGGCCAGGCCCCGGGTGGTGATCTGAGCGGCGTTGAGCAGGAAGCCCAGCACCGTCACCACCAGTGCGACGTTGCCCACCGCGTGCCGGGCGGCAGCGGCCTCGGGCTCCGCACGGCGCACGCTGACGGACAGGTCGTCGCCGCCTCCGGTCGCCTCGGCGGCATCCAGATCCAGGCTCCGTCCCCCCTGCGCCGCGCCTTCAGCCGGAGCCGCCGACGAATCCGCCGACGCGCCCGCCGATCCGACGGCGGCCGGCATGAGCCTGTTGGCGCGCAGCCCCCGGCGGCGCCCGTAGGCGGCCTCGACCGCGAAGAGGAACAGCGCGATCGCATAGGCCACGATCATCGCGATGATCAGTCCGTCGCTGATCGAGGACAGCGAACCGTCCGCGCTCATGTCAGCGGCGATCATGTGCACCACCGGCTACTCCTTCGTGCCTGTGTCGACGGCGGGTCCGTCCCGCAGTCGGTCTCTCAGCGAGGTGGCGAAACTGTGGAAGTCCGCGGTCAGCACCGCGTTCTCGGTCTTGCCCAGGCCGGCCACCTCGACGGCCGTGCGTCCGTCCCCGCGCCGCCGCGCCCGGACCCACACCCGGCGCGGCCGCACGAACAGTGTCGCCAGCAGACCCAGCACCGCCGTCGACGCCGCCAGCAGCGCGGGCACGCGGGAGGGGTCGCTGTTGACCTGCATGCTGATGTAGTCGCTGTAGCCGGTGAAGGTCAGCGTGCCCGCTCCGTCGGGCAGCTCCCAGGAGTCGCCGGGCCGCAGCTCCGGCGAGTCCCCCAGTTCGGTCATGTCGTCGGTGTGCAGCTGATACACCGACTGCGAACCCGTGTCCAGGCCCAAGTCGCCCCGGTAGCCGGTCAGCGTGACCACCGGGTCGCGCGGCGCCGGGAAGTCGGAGACGAGGCCGCCCTCGGGGCCTTCGGCGGCCGAGGGCAGGAAGACCCCGCTGAAACCCAGTTGCCGCCCGCCCGCGTCGGGGACCTTGATCACGCCGTCGGAGGTGAAGTTGCCTTCTTCGCGGGTGATGAAGGGAACCGGCTGGTCGAACACCGTGTCGCCGTCGGGGGTGTCCACCCGGAACCGGGGGGCGTAGCCGTGGCCGAGCAGGTAGACCTGCGCGCCGTCGACCGACAGCGGGTGGTTGACCTCCAGCGTGTGGTCGCGCTCGGGTGCCTCGGGCGACGCGCGGTAGGCCAGGTCGGCGGAGTAGGAGGCGGCCTGGCCGCTCATCCGCCCGTCCTCGACGAAGGACGCCTGGAAGTCCTCCAGGGTGAAGGAGAACGGCTGGAGGTCGTCCTGGTCGACCGCGGTTCCGGGGAAGTAGGAGTCGTAGGAGGTGACGGTGTTGGCGAAGCCGTCGCCCTCGACCACCAGCATGTTGCCGCGGTAGCCCAGGAAGGACCCGGTCGCCAGCGCGACCAGCAGTCCCAGCAGAGCCAGGTGGAACAGCACGTTGCCGGTCTCGCGCAAGTAGCCGGTCTCGGCCGACAGCGCCGCGGTACCGGTGTCGGCATCGGTCTCGGTACGGGTGCGGTGGCGCCGCAGCAGCGCGCGGGCGCCGGCGAGCACCCGGTCGGGCGGGGCGTCGGTGGTGAACTCCGCCGAATAGGGCATCCGGCCCAGATTGCGCGGGGTGCGCGGTGGCCGGGCCCGCATGGCGCGGTAGTGCGCCAGAGCGCGCGGCAGCACGCACCCGGTCAAGGACACGAACAGCAGCAGGTAGATCGCCGCGTACCAGGGCGACGAGTAGACGTCGAAGAGGTAGAGGCGGTCCAGCCAGGGAGCGAGGTCGGGATTGTCCGAGAAGTAGTTGCTCACCTGCTCGGTGCTGACTCCGCGCTGCGGCAGCATCGACCCCGGGATGGCCCCCACCGCCAGCAGGAACAGCAGGATCAGCGCCGTGCGCATCGAGGTCAGGGTGCGCCATGTCCAGCGCGCCCACCCCAGCGCGGACATCCGTCCGGGCGCGGGCGGCGCCGGGTCGGCGGGGCGGCCGTGCTCTCCGGCCCGGGCCTGTGTGTCGGTGCGTTCGGAAGCCACTGCTATATCACCGTCGAGTAGTCGCCCACCCACCGCTGCATGTACGCGGTGATGTCGGTCCACACCCCGGTGGCCAGGAGGAGTCCCACGACCACGAGCATCGCGCCGCCGGCCACGGTAATGGCGCGGTAGTGGCGCTTGAGGCGGTCGAAAGCGCCCAGCGCGCGCCGGTAGAGCAGGGACGCCGCGACGAACGGCAGGCCCAGCCCCAGGCAGTAGACCAGCGACAGGAGCGCGCCGCGCCCGGCGCTTCCCTCGCTGAAGGCCAAGGCCTGCACGGCCGCCAGGGTCGGTCCGATGCACGGGGTCCAGCCCAGGCCGAAGACCACGCCCAGCAGCGGCGCGCCGGCCAGGCCCGCTCCGGGGGTGCGGTGGATGCGGATTTCGCGGTTGAGTCCGGGCACCAGGCCCATGAACATCAGCCCGAGCACGACGGTCACCGCGCCCAGCACGCGGGTGATCGGCTCGGCGTAGTCGAGCAGGAGTCCGCCGATCCCGCCGACGAAGACGCCGACGGCGACGAACACCGCGCTGAATCCGGCGATGAACAGCAGGCTCCCGGCGAGCATGGTGCCGCGGCGGCGCGCCAGGACCGCGTCGACGGACTCGGCCGGCTCCGCCGGGCTCTCGGCCGGGCCCTCTGCGGCGCCGCGGTCCCGACCGCCGGCCGGTGCGGCCGCGCGGGCGCGGCGCCGGGCCGCCGCGTCGGCGCCGCCGAGCCCGGTGACATAGGAGAGGTAGCCGGGCACCAGCGGCAGTACGCACGGGGACACGAACGACACCAGGCCGGCCGCCAGTGCCAGCGGCACGGCCAGCAGCAGGGAACCGCTCTGGACGGTTTCGGCGATCATGCCGGACCCGCGTCGCCACCGGTGCCGGCTGTGCCCGCAGCCGAGCCGCCGTCCTCGGCGACGACGGTCTCGACCAGGCCGCTGAGCTCGTTGTAGCCGGTCTCGCCGATCACCCGTGCGGCGATGCGGCCCTGGCGGTCGAGGACCAGCGTGCTGGGGATCGCGGCGGGCGGCACGGTCTCGCGGAAGGCCTGGGGGACCCGGCCGGGCTGATCGAAGAGACTGGGGTACTCCACGCCCTGGTTCTCCTCGAAGGCCTCGGCCGCGGTGGTGTTGTCCTTGATGTTGACGCCGAGGAAGTCGACACCGGCGTCCTTGTTCTCGGCGTAGACCTCGTTGAGGACGGGGACTTCGGAACGGCACGGGCCGCACCAGCTCGCCCAGAAGTTCAGGACCAGGACGTCTCCGCGGTAGTCGGCCAGGCTGACGGACTCGCCGTCGAGCGTCTCGCCGCCGACCTCGGGGGCGCCGTCGCGCTCACCGGGCGCGAAGGCGGTGCTGGAGCCGTCGCCTTCGACGTAGCGGTTCTCCTGGCTGTCGCCGCCGTCGGCTCCCGAGGCTTGCGAGGCCGCCTGCTCGGCGCAGCCGGACACGGCGACCGCGACTGCGGCCACTGCCGCAGCGGCTGCCGGGAGGACCCGGACACGGCTCTTCCTGGGCATCGGCGGAACCTCAGTCGGGGTGGAGGCGGGGTGGCAGGTGCATCGACGACAAAGTGTAGTAGATGCTCCGGCGTCCCGACCGGCACCCCGGCCCCAGTTCAGGCCGGTGCCCTGGCGACGCGCACCCGCGGGGCGGTGGGCGTGTGACACCGCCCCCTACGGGTGACGCCGCCGGCTGTCAGGCGACTGGTGCCTAGCCCGCTTCGACGAACGCCTCGCGGAGGTAGTCCTGCACGGCGCGTTCGGGCACACGGTAGGAGCGCCCCACGCGGATCGCGGGGAGCACACCCGAATGGACCATTCGGTAGACGGTCATCTTGGACACTCGCATGACCGAGGCGACTTCCGCCACGGTCAGGAACCGGACCTCGTCGAGAGGAGCCTTACTCCCGTTCATCTTCCGACGCCCTCACTTCCGGACGTGAGCGTGGATGTCCCTGCCTCTTCCATCCGGCCGCGGCGACCCCATCACCGCGCCGGCGTGTCGTTCGGTAACTGCTTGCACGTCCGCTTTCAGGGTAGATCCGGCTTCACCGCATTGAAAGGTCGGTTTTGCTGTCTCTGCAGCTACATGAGGGTCGGGGGTCGTGTGAGGTTTGGGGGATGGGTATCCACGGCGCCGCCGCGGGAACGATCACGCGAGTCCCGCTCTCTCCAGCACGTATTCGGCCAGCGGCCGGTACTCCGGCGGTGCGTAGCCGTCGTCGAGGGGCACGGTGGTCGCCAGCTTGCCCTCGTATTCGGCCAAGAACAAAGCGGGATCGTTGCAATCCGCAATCCCGATCGTCGGCACACCCGCCTCACCCGCCGCACCGGCGAACCCGTGGTCGGCGATGACCAACTGCGGCCAATCCCGCCGCTCCTCGGCCAGCGTCTGCAGCACAGCGCGCATGGCGAAGGGGTGGTGGCTGTGCCGCGGGTTGCCGCCGTCCATCACGAAGCCCACACCGTCGTTCCACACCAGGACGCGCCGGTTGGGCGGGTGCTCGGTGGCGACCTCGTAGGCGAAGCCGGCCGCGGCGGTGACGACCTCGCAGCCGTGCCCTTCCAGAGCCGACTTCCAGGTGCGGTAGGTCTCGGCGAGGTTCTTCGGGTGGCCGGTGGCGAACACGACCCGCTCGCGCCGCTCGGCCGCCTGGGCGAAGCGGTCGGCCACGGCGTCCAGCGCCTCGACGGTGCGGTCGGGGTCGATGGTGTCGACGCCCCACCGGTGGGACTCGTCGGCGACGACACCGCACCGCTTGGCCATCAGTTCGAGTACTTCGTCGAACTGCCACTCGTGCTCGAACGTGAGCCCGAACTGGTGGTAGGGGTCCTTGTGGCACAGCCGCCGGTAGTGCCGCAGGTTGTTCTGCCGCGGTGTATCGACATGCCCGGCGATGCCGGTACGCACGAGATGGGCGACGAGCTCTGCGCGCGAAGGCGGCGTCACTGCTGCTCCCCTTCCCTTCACCCGGCAGTCCGGTGGACCGCCGGTGGAGGCGACGCCCCCTGCCCGTGGGCGGACGGAGGCCGTGCACGGTTCCGGTAAAGGGGCGTCCTACCCCTTTCGTCGGCTATTCACCTTTGTGCCCTGCGGGCGACGGAGGCCGGCGGCGTTCCCGACCGGCCCTCCGCACCGGTTTCCGGTCCGGGCGCACCGATGCATCCGAAACGTCTGGACCCCACCGATACGCCCGCAGCGCAACGGACCTACAAGCTGGGGTCCATCCCGTGGCTGGGGAACACCTCGCGCCGGGTGGCCTGGATGGCCTGATCGACGGGGTCGTCAGGGTCGAACCCGGACTCGAACGGCGTGAACTCGACGGTGCGGCCGTCGGTCATGTACAGCGGCGGGACCTCTCCGGTGCGCTCGCGCACGAGATCGCGCCAGGCCTGCGGCGTGTCGAGTGAAGGATCGAGCGCTTCCCCGGACGCCTCGGCCAGCAGGTGCGTCCAGGCCCGCGGCACCACCTGCACCAGCTCGTAACCGCCGCCGCCCAGCACCACCCAGCGGCCGCCCGCGGTCTCCTTCGCCAGACGGTGCAGCTCGCTGTAGATCCGGCGCTGGCCGTCGATGCTGAGCATCAGATTCGCCAGCGGGTCCAGCGCGTGGGCGTCGGCGCCGTGCTGGGTCACCAGCACCTCGGGCTGGAACTCGCGCAGCAGCGGCGGCACGA contains:
- a CDS encoding BldC family transcriptional regulator; its protein translation is MKVERGSERLLTPGEVASLFRVDPKTVTRWAASGRISSIRTPGGHRRFRESEVRALLHGEPTESTP
- a CDS encoding PLD nuclease N-terminal domain-containing protein — its product is MVWLAGLISLLTIAVWVYAFFDALTTPASEVRNLPKILWLIVIALFTPVGPLLWLFLGRPREADAPEPAAQSADSTSLDHLDPADFNQASDSDRPLGPDDDPEFLRKLNRRINPED
- the ccsB gene encoding c-type cytochrome biogenesis protein CcsB, translating into MIAADMSADGSLSSISDGLIIAMIVAYAIALFLFAVEAAYGRRRGLRANRLMPAAVGSAGASADSSAAPAEGAAQGGRSLDLDAAEATGGGDDLSVSVRRAEPEAAAARHAVGNVALVVTVLGFLLNAAQITTRGLAADRWPWGNMFEFVVAICLCSVAAFLFAALRYQARFLGTFVLVPVVLLLGIAARWLYSEAGPVIPALHSYWIAIHVSAAIIATGGFMVAGAAAAAHLMARRAEIQRAAGRQVAGVAAKLPDSELLDRVSHRFIVLAFPLWTFAIIAGAVWADEAWGRFWGWDPKEVWSFITWVVYAAYLHARATAGWRGTKATWIGLLGFTCLMFNFFAVNFIFSGLHSYA
- the resB gene encoding cytochrome c biogenesis protein ResB; the encoded protein is MSALGWARWTWRTLTSMRTALILLFLLAVGAIPGSMLPQRGVSTEQVSNYFSDNPDLAPWLDRLYLFDVYSSPWYAAIYLLLFVSLTGCVLPRALAHYRAMRARPPRTPRNLGRMPYSAEFTTDAPPDRVLAGARALLRRHRTRTETDADTGTAALSAETGYLRETGNVLFHLALLGLLVALATGSFLGYRGNMLVVEGDGFANTVTSYDSYFPGTAVDQDDLQPFSFTLEDFQASFVEDGRMSGQAASYSADLAYRASPEAPERDHTLEVNHPLSVDGAQVYLLGHGYAPRFRVDTPDGDTVFDQPVPFITREEGNFTSDGVIKVPDAGGRQLGFSGVFLPSAAEGPEGGLVSDFPAPRDPVVTLTGYRGDLGLDTGSQSVYQLHTDDMTELGDSPELRPGDSWELPDGAGTLTFTGYSDYISMQVNSDPSRVPALLAASTAVLGLLATLFVRPRRVWVRARRRGDGRTAVEVAGLGKTENAVLTADFHSFATSLRDRLRDGPAVDTGTKE
- a CDS encoding cytochrome c biogenesis CcdA family protein encodes the protein MIAETVQSGSLLLAVPLALAAGLVSFVSPCVLPLVPGYLSYVTGLGGADAAARRRARAAAPAGGRDRGAAEGPAESPAEPAESVDAVLARRRGTMLAGSLLFIAGFSAVFVAVGVFVGGIGGLLLDYAEPITRVLGAVTVVLGLMFMGLVPGLNREIRIHRTPGAGLAGAPLLGVVFGLGWTPCIGPTLAAVQALAFSEGSAGRGALLSLVYCLGLGLPFVAASLLYRRALGAFDRLKRHYRAITVAGGAMLVVVGLLLATGVWTDITAYMQRWVGDYSTVI
- a CDS encoding TlpA family protein disulfide reductase, with translation MPRKSRVRVLPAAAAAVAAVAVAVSGCAEQAASQASGADGGDSQENRYVEGDGSSTAFAPGERDGAPEVGGETLDGESVSLADYRGDVLVLNFWASWCGPCRSEVPVLNEVYAENKDAGVDFLGVNIKDNTTAAEAFEENQGVEYPSLFDQPGRVPQAFRETVPPAAIPSTLVLDRQGRIAARVIGETGYNELSGLVETVVAEDGGSAAGTAGTGGDAGPA
- a CDS encoding helix-turn-helix domain-containing protein, producing the protein MNGSKAPLDEVRFLTVAEVASVMRVSKMTVYRMVHSGVLPAIRVGRSYRVPERAVQDYLREAFVEAG
- a CDS encoding phosphatase — its product is MTPPSRAELVAHLVRTGIAGHVDTPRQNNLRHYRRLCHKDPYHQFGLTFEHEWQFDEVLELMAKRCGVVADESHRWGVDTIDPDRTVEALDAVADRFAQAAERRERVVFATGHPKNLAETYRTWKSALEGHGCEVVTAAAGFAYEVATEHPPNRRVLVWNDGVGFVMDGGNPRHSHHPFAMRAVLQTLAEERRDWPQLVIADHGFAGAAGEAGVPTIGIADCNDPALFLAEYEGKLATTVPLDDGYAPPEYRPLAEYVLERAGLA